The following are encoded together in the Cohaesibacter gelatinilyticus genome:
- the argE gene encoding acetylornithine deacetylase — MQHVKDMISKLVSFDTVSSKSNLPILDYIEAYLAEYGVESHRVYNAEGDKANLYATIGPKVAGGVVLSGHTDVVPVDNQDWSTDPFDVIEKDGKLYGRGTADMKSYSAINLALVPDMIKADLKRPIHLALSYDEEVGCLGAPSMIDEMVKTLPPVHAVIVGEPTNMQIANMHKGMNAGRVYVRGLEAHSSQPHLGCSANLYAARLMVEIGKISDELKENKLEGIDLEPNYSTLNMGIVQGGIAANIIARDCMFSWDYRNLPDDDVSIVLNRIYDYANKLEAEMKAIYSEASIRIELLQVTGLKPEHGGAAETLVRELSGRNSVMAVPYGTEAGQFQERGYSTVICGPGSIDQAHKPDEFITLDQVQKGLAFTQRLIAKQAQ, encoded by the coding sequence GCTTACTTGGCCGAGTATGGTGTCGAGAGCCATCGCGTGTATAACGCAGAAGGCGACAAGGCCAATCTTTATGCCACGATTGGTCCCAAGGTTGCGGGCGGTGTCGTACTGAGTGGTCACACCGATGTTGTGCCGGTAGACAATCAGGATTGGAGCACCGATCCTTTCGACGTGATTGAGAAAGATGGTAAGCTCTATGGCCGTGGTACTGCGGACATGAAGAGTTACTCTGCCATCAATCTGGCTTTGGTGCCAGACATGATCAAGGCTGATTTGAAGCGTCCAATTCATCTGGCTTTGTCTTATGATGAGGAGGTCGGCTGTCTTGGCGCGCCAAGCATGATCGACGAGATGGTCAAAACTTTACCTCCAGTTCATGCCGTGATCGTTGGTGAGCCCACAAATATGCAGATTGCCAATATGCATAAGGGCATGAATGCGGGCCGGGTTTATGTTCGTGGCCTGGAAGCCCATTCCAGCCAGCCTCATCTTGGTTGTTCGGCCAATCTCTATGCGGCCAGACTGATGGTCGAAATTGGAAAGATCTCTGATGAGCTGAAAGAGAACAAACTTGAAGGCATTGATCTGGAACCAAATTACAGCACACTGAATATGGGGATCGTGCAGGGTGGTATTGCCGCCAATATCATCGCACGTGATTGCATGTTCAGCTGGGATTACCGCAATTTGCCAGATGATGATGTTTCTATCGTTCTCAATCGAATTTACGACTATGCCAATAAGCTGGAAGCCGAGATGAAGGCTATCTATAGTGAGGCATCCATCCGTATAGAACTGCTACAAGTTACCGGCCTGAAGCCGGAGCATGGCGGAGCGGCGGAAACACTGGTTCGAGAATTGTCTGGTCGGAATTCCGTGATGGCTGTGCCATATGGCACGGAAGCCGGACAATTTCAGGAGAGGGGCTATAGCACAGTAATTTGTGGCCCTGGTTCCATTGATCAGGCTCACAAGCCTGATGAATTCATCACTCTCGATCAGGTGCAAAAAGGCTTGGCCTTTACCCAGCGCCTGATTGCAAAACAAGCACAATAA